One genomic region from Microcoleus sp. FACHB-672 encodes:
- a CDS encoding tetratricopeptide repeat protein, with amino-acid sequence MQLPNRPLLNSKPVTKIAAPKISGLNRQTYQRMKLALSLDLRRQIFVGVCDDLPLRDLLAAHLQAELGYPLPEEQTEETPEPLLEKSNLPGIVSLRLNLRHPNPIAQIVQWFAQHPALHNTGTSPGFQVLGVERLTRQQPALQWSFLSYLRDIERTLPTLESNLLLWVPRPWLRSIQESAPEFWSWRTGVFEFEGDPKPATPSDNHQGTPQNRAASKKKATLSANLKAQPPSQPDRQRPPRRQPQPQESSQTAQTPIDHSHFILDPADFGNTHLEDELELNHSVGAIDSANPKIHEPLLSPPPPHSPDKKQLITQSLGFKLQPSDFSRLKQESKTVAELVDLVLASATQEAGWDGELKHSPPIQSLQTIEQLHRQPQAQAALASAYQSLGDIYRTRIEQGDATQQNLTIAIRAYEQMLEFQDAASPQVPDILNDLGNLYWMLSRYVMPAEQKLPYLELGIHAYHAALMNINPQTQPQSYAMIQNNLGAVYGDLARYREPAENLHQSVLAYQEALRYRRWEVDNPNTGTPAQYASTLNNLGTAYWNLAQHQQPIPNLKQAISAYNEALRYYSPDRQPLDYAMIQNNLGTAYWNLAQYEQPEDYLLLAISAYQIALGYRTADAMPAACAATQNNLGTAYWHLANQAKNKPVERFEFLQHAISAYEAALNVAQQLAAGTKPLKTLSFDIFSTHNNLGLAHYQIATDQQVPMDKASRSAHLDTALHHHLQALQGWQQQPDFYQTAMSFVVQTIRAFYAEGGFQAQNTVLSKIPGQLLPEIMRRL; translated from the coding sequence GTGCAACTTCCTAACCGCCCTCTCCTCAATAGCAAACCTGTGACAAAAATTGCTGCCCCAAAAATTTCAGGCTTAAACCGGCAAACTTATCAACGCATGAAACTCGCGTTGAGTCTGGATCTGCGCCGGCAAATTTTTGTGGGAGTATGTGACGATCTGCCTCTGCGCGATCTCCTCGCAGCTCATTTACAGGCGGAACTCGGCTATCCACTGCCAGAGGAACAAACTGAAGAAACCCCAGAACCCCTACTAGAAAAATCGAACCTTCCGGGAATAGTTAGCTTGCGGCTGAACTTGCGCCACCCTAATCCTATCGCTCAAATCGTTCAGTGGTTCGCCCAGCATCCAGCCCTTCACAACACCGGCACCTCACCAGGCTTTCAAGTTCTAGGCGTAGAACGCTTAACACGCCAGCAGCCGGCATTACAGTGGTCATTTCTTAGCTATCTGCGCGATATTGAGCGCACCCTGCCCACCTTAGAGTCTAACCTGTTGCTTTGGGTGCCCCGCCCTTGGTTGCGTTCCATCCAAGAGTCTGCACCAGAATTTTGGAGTTGGCGCACCGGCGTCTTTGAATTTGAAGGCGATCCCAAGCCGGCAACCCCCTCCGACAACCACCAAGGCACACCTCAGAATCGCGCAGCCTCGAAGAAAAAAGCCACTCTGTCGGCTAACCTAAAGGCACAACCCCCTAGCCAACCTGATCGGCAACGACCCCCCCGCAGACAACCACAGCCGCAAGAGAGCAGTCAAACGGCGCAGACTCCGATTGATCACTCACACTTCATCCTCGATCCGGCTGATTTTGGCAACACCCACCTTGAAGATGAGTTAGAACTCAATCATTCAGTCGGGGCGATAGATTCCGCCAATCCAAAGATACACGAACCACTGTTATCTCCTCCCCCTCCCCACTCACCCGACAAAAAACAACTAATAACCCAAAGTTTAGGCTTTAAACTTCAACCTTCAGACTTCAGCCGGCTTAAACAAGAATCGAAAACAGTTGCTGAATTGGTGGATTTAGTCTTAGCTAGTGCCACCCAAGAAGCCGGTTGGGATGGGGAACTGAAGCATTCCCCGCCGATCCAAAGCTTGCAAACAATCGAGCAATTACACCGCCAACCCCAGGCACAAGCCGCCCTTGCAAGCGCCTATCAATCCCTCGGAGACATTTACCGCACGCGCATCGAACAGGGAGACGCCACACAGCAAAACCTGACGATTGCCATTCGCGCTTATGAGCAAATGCTGGAATTTCAGGATGCCGCCTCTCCTCAAGTTCCGGATATTTTAAATGATTTGGGCAACCTCTACTGGATGCTATCGCGCTATGTGATGCCGGCAGAGCAAAAATTGCCTTATTTAGAGTTGGGAATTCACGCGTATCACGCAGCGCTGATGAATATCAACCCGCAAACCCAGCCCCAATCTTATGCGATGATTCAGAATAATTTGGGAGCCGTTTACGGAGATTTGGCGCGTTATCGAGAGCCGGCAGAAAACCTGCATCAATCGGTTTTAGCCTATCAAGAAGCCCTGAGATATCGCCGATGGGAAGTGGACAACCCCAATACGGGAACGCCGGCACAGTATGCCTCAACCCTAAATAACTTGGGCACCGCCTACTGGAATTTAGCGCAACACCAACAGCCAATTCCCAACCTCAAGCAAGCAATTTCAGCCTATAACGAAGCCCTGCGTTACTACAGCCCAGACCGGCAGCCCCTCGACTATGCCATGATTCAAAATAACTTGGGCACAGCGTATTGGAATTTGGCACAGTACGAACAACCGGAAGACTATCTCTTACTCGCCATCAGCGCCTACCAAATTGCCTTGGGTTATCGTACCGCAGACGCAATGCCCGCCGCCTGCGCCGCCACGCAAAATAACTTAGGCACTGCCTACTGGCATTTAGCAAATCAAGCCAAAAACAAGCCGGTAGAGCGTTTTGAGTTCTTGCAGCACGCCATCTCTGCCTACGAAGCCGCCTTAAATGTGGCACAACAACTGGCTGCCGGCACTAAACCCCTAAAAACGTTGAGTTTCGATATTTTTTCCACCCATAACAATCTGGGTTTAGCTCACTATCAAATTGCCACAGATCAGCAAGTGCCAATGGATAAAGCCAGCCGATCTGCTCATTTAGACACCGCACTGCACCACCATTTGCAAGCCTTGCAGGGATGGCAGCAGCAACCAGATTTTTATCAAACCGCCATGAGTTTCGTGGTGCAAACCATTCGCGCTTTCTACGCAGAAGGCGGATTTCAAGCACAAAACACAGTCCTATCAAAGATTCCGGGTCAATTGTTACCCGAAATCATGCGCCGGTTGTAA
- a CDS encoding DEAD/DEAH box helicase, with the protein MPTVPQNLKEQELDLRTLFPFDLDQFQMDAIAALNADRSVVVCAPTGSGKTLIGEYAIYRALASGRRVFYTTPLKALSNQKLRDFREQFGADRVGLVTGDVSVNRDAPILVMTTEIFRNMLYGTRIGEVGTSLIGVETVVLDECHYMNDRQRGTVWEESIIYCPREIQLVALSATVANSSQLTDWIAQVHGPTDLIYSDFRPVPLDFHYCMPKGLFPLLDNTGKKISPRLKPKGGKPKGGRPEAPSMPFLLSILQQRDMLPAIYFIFSRRGCDKAVADCAELSLVSKRETQQLKLRIDDFLARNPDAGRAGQVEPLYRGIAAHHAGILPAWKGLVEELFQEGLIKVVFATETLAAGINMPARTTVISSLSKRTDDGHRLLKASEFLQMAGRAGRRGMDELGHVVTVQTPFEGAKEAAYLATAGADPLVSQFAPSYGMVLNLLQTHSLEEAKELVERSFGQYLANLSLRPQQEEIAVLQKELDQVQSQLESIDPNVLSRYEKLHERLKVERQLFKTLQEQATQVSASEIFVALPYTMPGTILRLKGKHVRYSEPLSAVLVTRVAGSGQVPYLVCLGRDNRWYVVTMSDVVGLHPELPRVQGVDRLEGPPVELSLKPGASRQGTEATAIVAQQIPEPSVAEEAPEVVEQMQRVIAVQEQIASHPIHQWGEPAALLKRQRRATNLAAEIEKYKGHLHKQSQRHWEEFLDLIDILVHFGGLEGEPPAQPYKPTFLGEAAAAIRGDNELWLGLVLMSGELDELDPHHLAAACAALVTEVSRPGTWANYDLSTEVEEALGGLRSIRRALFQLQRRYRVALPIWLELDLIALVEQWAMEVEWPELCENTSLDEGDVVRILRRTLDFLSQVPHVPHISETLKRNAYRAMRLIDRFPVNEALD; encoded by the coding sequence GTGCCTACCGTGCCCCAAAACCTCAAAGAGCAAGAACTAGACTTAAGAACGCTGTTTCCATTTGACCTAGATCAGTTTCAGATGGATGCGATCGCCGCCCTGAATGCCGATCGATCCGTGGTTGTGTGCGCCCCCACCGGCTCCGGGAAAACTTTAATTGGAGAATATGCCATCTACCGCGCTCTGGCTAGCGGACGCCGGGTCTTCTATACCACACCATTAAAGGCTCTGTCAAACCAAAAACTACGAGATTTCCGCGAACAATTTGGTGCGGATCGAGTTGGGCTAGTCACCGGCGATGTCTCCGTCAATCGAGATGCCCCGATCTTGGTGATGACCACGGAAATTTTCCGCAATATGCTCTACGGCACCCGCATTGGAGAAGTCGGAACTTCTTTAATCGGTGTAGAAACGGTGGTGCTTGATGAGTGTCACTACATGAACGACCGGCAACGCGGCACGGTCTGGGAAGAGTCTATCATCTACTGCCCCCGCGAAATCCAGCTGGTCGCCCTCTCTGCAACCGTGGCCAACAGCAGTCAACTTACCGATTGGATCGCGCAAGTACATGGCCCGACGGATCTCATTTACTCGGACTTTCGCCCCGTTCCCCTAGATTTTCACTACTGTATGCCGAAAGGGCTATTTCCCCTGCTGGATAACACCGGCAAGAAAATTAGTCCCCGCCTCAAACCCAAAGGTGGCAAACCGAAAGGAGGTCGGCCCGAAGCGCCGAGTATGCCGTTTCTGCTGTCGATTCTACAGCAGCGGGATATGTTGCCGGCGATTTACTTTATCTTCAGTCGTCGGGGATGCGATAAAGCAGTTGCCGACTGTGCGGAACTCAGCCTTGTGAGCAAACGAGAAACCCAACAGCTAAAACTGCGAATTGATGACTTTTTGGCCCGTAACCCAGATGCCGGTCGTGCCGGCCAAGTGGAACCCTTGTATCGCGGAATTGCCGCCCACCACGCCGGAATTTTACCGGCTTGGAAAGGTTTAGTTGAAGAACTATTTCAAGAAGGTCTGATTAAAGTTGTATTCGCAACAGAAACCCTGGCGGCTGGGATTAATATGCCGGCTCGCACAACCGTGATTTCCAGCCTTTCCAAGCGCACAGACGACGGCCACAGATTACTGAAAGCCTCGGAATTTCTACAAATGGCAGGGCGTGCCGGTCGTCGGGGCATGGATGAATTGGGCCACGTCGTCACCGTGCAGACGCCGTTTGAAGGGGCGAAGGAAGCAGCTTATCTCGCCACTGCCGGTGCGGATCCCTTGGTGAGTCAGTTTGCCCCCAGCTATGGCATGGTGTTGAATTTGCTGCAAACCCATTCCCTAGAGGAAGCGAAGGAATTGGTGGAACGCAGTTTCGGCCAATATCTGGCAAATCTGTCTCTGCGACCTCAACAGGAAGAAATCGCAGTTTTGCAGAAAGAATTAGATCAAGTGCAATCCCAGCTGGAATCGATTGACCCGAATGTGCTATCTCGGTATGAAAAATTGCACGAACGGCTCAAAGTCGAGCGGCAACTGTTCAAAACGTTGCAAGAACAAGCAACGCAAGTCTCAGCGAGTGAGATATTTGTGGCCTTGCCCTATACAATGCCAGGGACGATTCTCAGGCTGAAAGGCAAACACGTGCGCTATAGTGAGCCGCTCAGCGCGGTATTAGTCACGCGAGTGGCCGGTTCTGGCCAAGTTCCGTACTTAGTTTGCCTGGGGCGGGATAATCGCTGGTATGTGGTGACGATGAGCGATGTGGTGGGTTTGCATCCAGAGTTGCCCAGAGTGCAAGGGGTAGATCGGCTGGAAGGGCCGCCGGTGGAACTATCTCTCAAACCCGGTGCTTCCCGCCAAGGCACAGAAGCCACTGCGATTGTCGCACAGCAGATTCCAGAACCGTCGGTGGCGGAGGAAGCCCCAGAAGTTGTGGAACAGATGCAACGGGTCATCGCGGTGCAAGAGCAAATAGCATCTCACCCGATCCATCAGTGGGGTGAACCGGCAGCCTTACTGAAGCGTCAGCGGCGGGCAACAAACCTGGCAGCAGAAATTGAAAAATACAAAGGCCATCTCCATAAACAATCCCAGCGTCACTGGGAAGAGTTTCTCGACCTGATCGACATTTTGGTGCATTTTGGCGGCTTGGAAGGAGAACCGCCGGCTCAGCCCTACAAACCAACCTTCTTAGGGGAAGCCGCTGCAGCCATTCGCGGCGATAACGAACTCTGGCTGGGGCTGGTTCTGATGTCTGGGGAATTGGATGAACTTGACCCCCATCACCTCGCGGCTGCCTGTGCTGCCTTAGTAACGGAGGTTTCTCGACCGGGCACCTGGGCAAATTACGATCTCTCGACTGAGGTGGAGGAAGCTTTAGGCGGCTTGCGAAGCATCCGGCGAGCGCTGTTCCAATTGCAGCGTCGCTATCGTGTAGCGCTGCCTATCTGGTTAGAACTTGATTTAATTGCCTTGGTGGAGCAGTGGGCGATGGAGGTAGAATGGCCAGAACTGTGCGAGAACACCAGTTTAGATGAAGGGGATGTTGTACGGATTCTCCGCCGCACCCTGGATTTTCTCTCTCAGGTGCCTCATGTCCCCCACATCTCAGAAACGCTGAAGCGCAATGCTTATCGCGCCATGCGGTTAATTGATCGCTTCCCGGTCAATGAAGCGCTTGATTAA
- the cysE gene encoding serine O-acetyltransferase yields the protein MLNTLAADFRIIFERDPAARNWLEVLFCYPGLQALVFYRLAHWLHILKIPFIPRLISHLARFFTGIEIHPGAKIGKGIFIDHGMGVVIGETAIVGDYALIYQGVTLGGTGKESGKRHPTLGECVVVGAGAKVLGNLQIGNNVRIGAGSVVLRDVPSDCTVVGIPGRIVYRSGVRVNPLEHGQLPDSEANVIRALLNRIEALEEQVQNLHSQKSTANANLPADSSAVRTPVLVGASTRGHAPDAAPNCRLRDKEIQQFLDGAGI from the coding sequence GTGCTAAATACTCTTGCTGCCGACTTCCGCATCATTTTTGAGCGTGACCCAGCTGCACGTAACTGGTTAGAAGTTTTGTTTTGCTACCCTGGTTTGCAAGCGTTGGTGTTTTACCGGCTGGCTCACTGGTTGCACATCCTGAAAATTCCCTTCATCCCTCGCCTGATTTCTCACTTGGCGCGGTTTTTCACCGGCATCGAAATTCATCCCGGCGCAAAGATCGGCAAGGGGATTTTTATTGACCACGGCATGGGAGTTGTGATCGGGGAAACTGCCATTGTCGGAGATTACGCCCTCATCTACCAGGGTGTAACCCTCGGAGGCACCGGCAAAGAAAGTGGCAAGCGTCACCCCACCTTAGGGGAATGTGTGGTTGTGGGTGCGGGTGCCAAAGTTCTGGGCAATCTCCAGATTGGGAATAATGTCCGCATCGGTGCCGGTTCTGTCGTACTGCGAGATGTCCCTTCCGATTGCACCGTGGTGGGCATTCCCGGTAGAATCGTTTACCGCTCTGGGGTTCGGGTTAATCCGCTGGAACATGGCCAGCTACCGGATTCTGAGGCAAACGTGATTCGTGCCTTGCTCAATAGAATTGAAGCACTCGAAGAACAAGTTCAAAACCTACACAGCCAAAAATCTACAGCGAATGCTAATTTGCCGGCAGACAGTTCTGCCGTCAGAACGCCGGTTTTAGTCGGCGCTTCCACTAGGGGACACGCACCTGATGCTGCTCCAAATTGCCGGCTTAGGGATAAGGAAATTCAGCAGTTCCTCGACGGTGCAGGAATTTAG
- a CDS encoding ATP-binding protein, with translation MNLNDLSDWQAIHKAEIQVSSDLGDLSQVLSWFDQFNHPPVPKYIWMQCQLAIAEGFTNAVRHAHRDKPPETPIEIEVAIFPERLEIRIWDRGQPFDLKGSVTDMPAQVDEEAVGGRGLKLLDRIADGLSYTQTDDRRNCLLIVKYYPQA, from the coding sequence ATGAACTTAAATGATTTGAGCGACTGGCAAGCCATTCACAAAGCGGAAATTCAGGTGAGTTCCGATCTGGGCGACCTCTCCCAAGTTTTATCATGGTTCGACCAATTTAACCATCCCCCAGTTCCTAAATATATTTGGATGCAGTGCCAGTTAGCAATAGCTGAGGGATTTACAAACGCTGTTCGTCACGCCCACAGAGATAAACCGCCAGAAACTCCGATAGAAATTGAGGTCGCCATTTTCCCAGAACGCTTAGAAATTCGGATATGGGATCGGGGACAGCCTTTCGATCTCAAAGGAAGCGTCACAGATATGCCGGCGCAAGTAGATGAGGAGGCTGTGGGCGGTCGGGGCTTGAAACTTTTAGATCGAATAGCCGATGGTCTGAGCTATACACAAACTGATGATCGGCGCAACTGTTTATTAATTGTGAAATATTACCCTCAAGCTTGA
- a CDS encoding PP2C family protein-serine/threonine phosphatase, which translates to MTQILVIDDDPTIRLVLTKALQKQGYQVTVAKDGKEGIEQAQRLRPALIISDWMMPHMDGLQVCQWVKANPDLSTTFFLLLTARGDIEDRVIGLDTGADEFLSKPIEIDELNARVRAGLRIHQLNQELHSSKQILEAELADAAEYVRSLVPSPVTSKPATIEWRFIPSKQLGGDCFDYYWLDADHLAIYLLDVSGHGVGAALLSVSMLNLLRSRSLPNTNFHQPKEVLKALNQSFQMNYQRQHYVDKYFTIWYGVYHRVKRRLVYASAGHPPAVLVSGTNAGNTLVKKLKTPGLPIGMFPEAEYADDSCEIKALSSLYVFSDGIYEINLPDGTLWGLDDFIKRVIYYRQKQTANLDHLLDDIRTLNGKDSFEDDLSLLQIIFG; encoded by the coding sequence ATGACTCAAATTCTAGTGATTGATGACGATCCTACGATTCGGCTGGTACTGACAAAAGCCCTGCAAAAGCAGGGTTATCAAGTCACAGTCGCCAAGGATGGCAAAGAAGGAATTGAGCAGGCGCAGCGGTTGCGTCCTGCATTAATTATCAGTGACTGGATGATGCCCCACATGGATGGGTTGCAAGTCTGCCAGTGGGTTAAAGCCAATCCAGATTTGTCAACAACATTTTTCTTACTGCTGACGGCGCGTGGAGACATAGAGGATCGGGTGATTGGGCTGGACACCGGCGCAGATGAATTTCTCTCTAAACCCATTGAGATCGATGAGCTAAATGCCAGAGTGCGAGCCGGTTTGAGAATACATCAGCTCAATCAGGAATTGCACTCCTCAAAACAGATTTTGGAGGCAGAATTAGCTGATGCGGCTGAGTATGTACGCTCACTCGTCCCGTCTCCCGTAACCAGTAAACCCGCGACGATTGAGTGGCGGTTTATTCCCTCCAAACAATTGGGAGGCGATTGTTTTGACTACTATTGGCTCGATGCAGATCATTTAGCGATTTATTTGCTAGATGTATCCGGGCATGGGGTGGGGGCAGCACTGCTATCAGTTTCGATGCTGAATTTGTTGCGTTCGCGTTCCTTGCCCAACACCAATTTTCATCAACCTAAGGAAGTCTTGAAAGCTTTAAATCAGTCTTTCCAGATGAATTATCAGCGGCAACACTACGTTGATAAATACTTTACAATCTGGTATGGCGTTTATCACCGAGTCAAGCGCCGGCTGGTTTATGCAAGCGCCGGCCACCCGCCGGCAGTGTTGGTATCGGGTACAAATGCCGGCAACACTTTGGTTAAAAAGTTAAAGACGCCGGGATTGCCTATCGGGATGTTTCCTGAAGCTGAATATGCTGACGATTCATGTGAGATCAAGGCATTGAGTTCCCTCTATGTTTTTAGTGATGGCATTTACGAAATTAATCTGCCTGATGGAACACTTTGGGGACTAGACGATTTTATCAAGCGCGTCATCTATTACCGGCAGAAACAAACGGCTAATTTAGACCATCTGCTAGACGACATTCGCACATTAAATGGAAAAGACAGCTTTGAAGATGATTTGTCTTTGTTGCAAATCATCTTCGGGTGA
- a CDS encoding STAS domain-containing protein: MSPVVKVVQPSGLLDGTKASLVRQEIDEIVANGADVVLIDLQDVTFIDSSGLGALVSALKAVRAAGGKLFICSINAQVRMLFELTSMDRVFQIFSNRDEFNKSVSSAN, from the coding sequence ATGAGTCCTGTTGTTAAAGTTGTGCAACCCTCTGGCCTTTTAGACGGTACGAAGGCTTCTCTCGTGCGGCAAGAAATTGATGAAATTGTCGCCAATGGCGCAGATGTTGTGTTAATCGATCTGCAAGATGTAACGTTTATTGATAGTTCGGGTTTGGGTGCTTTGGTATCAGCACTCAAAGCTGTGCGTGCCGCCGGCGGTAAGCTGTTTATCTGCTCGATCAACGCTCAAGTCAGAATGTTATTTGAGCTAACAAGCATGGATCGAGTTTTTCAGATATTTTCTAATCGAGATGAGTTCAATAAATCAGTGAGTTCTGCCAATTAA
- a CDS encoding SemiSWEET transporter, whose amino-acid sequence MNFIEILGFAAATLTTVAFLPQLIKTWQSKSAKDVSLEMLITFCIGVFLWLVYGIYIQSGPVIIANLLTLVFNLIILSLKIKYE is encoded by the coding sequence ATGAATTTTATTGAAATTTTAGGATTTGCCGCAGCGACATTAACAACCGTTGCTTTTTTGCCTCAGCTTATTAAAACTTGGCAATCAAAATCAGCCAAAGATGTTTCTTTAGAAATGCTCATCACTTTTTGTATAGGCGTATTTTTGTGGCTGGTGTACGGCATTTATATTCAGTCCGGGCCGGTGATTATTGCCAACCTGCTGACTTTGGTTTTTAACCTGATAATTCTATCGCTTAAAATTAAATATGAATAA
- a CDS encoding B12-binding domain-containing radical SAM protein: MTASVFSAERLLFTPATPDTGAIPTIFAFPNEYSVGITSLGYQIVWANLAMRSDVWVSRLFTDTHEPLPASPELLGFSISWELDYVNILSLLESLEIPIRAADRTDAHPLVFGGGPVLTANPEPFAGFFDVILLGDGENLLGDFIDAYKQVRNAGRQTQLRHLAQVPGVYVPSLYEVKYISPDGPIQSIEPAFPDIPATVAKQTYRGNVLSASPVVTEKAAWENIYMVEVVRSCPEMCRFCLASYLTLPFRTASMEASLIPAIERGLEVTNRLGLLGASVTQHPEFDSLLDYLSQPKFDDVRLSIASVRTNTVTENLAKILGNRGTKSLTIAIESGSERLRKIINKKLNNEEIIQAAVNAKAGGLTGLKLYGMVGLPGEEPEDLEETVAMMRSLKKAAPGLRLTLGCSTFVPKAHTPFQWFGVNSQAEKRLKSLEKQLRSHGLDFRPESYNWSVIQALISRGDRRLSDLLELVRHYGDSLGSYRRAFKELRGKLPEMDFYVHTNWELERVLPWSHLQGPLPVATLQKHLADATAYFKEVEQAS, from the coding sequence GTGACTGCCTCTGTATTTTCTGCTGAACGGCTTTTATTTACGCCTGCAACCCCTGATACTGGGGCGATACCCACGATTTTTGCCTTCCCAAACGAGTACAGCGTTGGCATCACCAGCCTCGGCTATCAAATCGTGTGGGCAAATCTGGCCATGCGATCAGATGTGTGGGTGAGCCGGCTGTTTACCGATACCCATGAACCGCTGCCGGCATCCCCAGAATTATTGGGATTTTCGATTTCATGGGAACTGGACTATGTGAATATTTTAAGCTTGTTAGAATCGCTAGAGATTCCCATTCGTGCTGCTGATCGCACGGATGCTCATCCCTTGGTGTTTGGTGGGGGTCCGGTTTTAACCGCTAACCCAGAACCCTTCGCCGGCTTCTTCGATGTAATTTTGCTGGGGGATGGGGAAAACTTGCTGGGGGATTTTATTGATGCTTACAAACAAGTCCGTAATGCCGGCAGGCAAACTCAACTGCGGCATTTAGCGCAAGTACCGGGGGTTTATGTACCCAGCCTCTATGAGGTGAAATATATCAGCCCAGATGGCCCGATTCAGTCAATTGAGCCGGCATTTCCTGACATTCCCGCCACCGTGGCTAAGCAGACGTACCGGGGTAATGTTCTGTCTGCATCGCCGGTGGTGACGGAAAAGGCCGCGTGGGAAAATATTTACATGGTGGAAGTGGTTCGTAGCTGTCCGGAAATGTGCCGGTTTTGTTTAGCAAGTTATCTAACTTTGCCGTTTAGAACAGCCAGTATGGAAGCTTCTTTGATTCCCGCAATTGAGCGAGGTTTGGAAGTAACAAATCGACTGGGTTTGCTGGGCGCATCTGTTACCCAACATCCAGAATTTGACAGCTTGCTCGATTATTTGAGTCAGCCCAAGTTTGATGATGTGCGTCTCAGCATTGCTTCAGTGCGGACAAATACAGTTACAGAAAACTTAGCAAAAATTCTGGGAAATCGCGGCACAAAGTCCCTGACAATTGCCATTGAAAGTGGGTCTGAGAGACTTCGCAAAATTATTAACAAGAAGCTGAATAATGAGGAGATTATTCAAGCTGCGGTAAATGCCAAAGCCGGCGGATTGACGGGATTAAAACTTTACGGCATGGTTGGCCTTCCCGGTGAGGAACCAGAGGATTTAGAAGAGACTGTGGCAATGATGCGCTCTCTAAAAAAAGCCGCTCCGGGTTTGCGTTTAACCTTGGGATGCAGTACGTTTGTACCCAAAGCTCACACTCCGTTTCAATGGTTTGGGGTCAATTCTCAAGCAGAAAAGCGGCTGAAGTCGCTGGAAAAGCAGTTGCGATCCCACGGTCTTGATTTTAGACCTGAAAGTTACAATTGGTCAGTCATTCAAGCACTAATATCAAGAGGGGATCGCCGACTCTCTGATTTATTAGAATTGGTGCGACACTATGGCGATTCTTTAGGCAGTTACCGACGAGCATTTAAGGAGTTGCGGGGCAAGTTGCCTGAAATGGATTTTTACGTTCATACTAACTGGGAATTAGAGCGAGTTTTACCCTGGAGTCACTTGCAAGGGCCGCTGCCGGTGGCAACCCTGCAAAAGCATTTAGCTGATGCAACTGCTTATTTTAAGGAGGTTGAGCAAGCAAGTTGA